The nucleotide window CTCGCGCAGGTGCGCCCGCTCGTGGGCGATCACGGCGTCCAGCTGCGCGCCGTCCAGCTCCTCGACGATGCCGGAGGACAGCACCAGCAGCGGCCGGGCGCCGGGGATGCAGAAGGCGATCGGCGCGGGGTGGTCCAGCAGCCGGGTGTCCTCCCCCGGCACCGACCGGACGACGAGCTCGAGCAGGTCGCGGTGCCGCTGACGGGTGCGTGAGGTGCGCAGGAAGGACAGCAGCAGGACGCCGAGCAGCTCCAGCGCCAGCACCGCGGCCAGGGTCTGGGCGACCCAGTGGTCACCGCGCACCGTCTCCTGCGCGGGCTGCCGGGTGATCCAGTGCCACCACGCCTCGGGCAGCGACCGCCCCCACGGCGACAGCCCGTGCACCAGCAGCGCGCCGATGATCGACAGCCCACCGGCCAGCCCGATCGCCTGCCAGCAGACCAGCGCCACCAGCGGGTCGCGGCGCGGCCAGGACGCGCGGGCCAGCGCCGCGGGCACCGGCCAGGCCAGCAGCGCCGCCAGCACACCCAGGGCGATCGCGGTCGCGGGGAGCACGGTCAGCCGCGGCGGTCCAGGTCAGCGCCGGCCAGCAGCTCGCGCAGCATCGCCACCTCGCTGGCGTCGACGCTGCCCACGAAGCGGGCCAGGGCGGCCTGCCGGTCGCCGGCCTGGCCGAGCACCTCGTGCATCAGCTCGGCGACGTGCTCCTCGCGGGTGCCCACGGCGCGGAACTGCCGCGGGCGGGCCTCGTCGTGGGCGACGAAGCCCTTGGACTCCAGCCGGGTCAGCACGGTGTGGACGGTGGTCAGCGCCAGGCCGCGGTCGGCCAGGTCGTCCTTGAGCTGGGTGGCCGTGCGGGGGCCGCCGACGGCCCACAGGTGCTCCAGCACGGAGCGCTCCAGGTCACCCAGGGTGTTCATCGATCTCCTGTCAGCAGCTGTCTGCCAGCTCACACGGCGTGTCTTCTACGAATCGTAGAAAGCTTCTTCTACTCGGCGTAGAAAGAACGTGTAGATCGTACGACAGCAACCGGGGAGGTCGCCGTGGACGTGTTGGACATCGCCCGCTGGCAGTTCGGCATCACCACCGTCTACCACTTCCTCATGGTCCCGCTGACCATCGGCCTGGGGCTCATGGTCGCGGTCATGCACACGATGTGGGTGCGCACCGACAAGCCCGAGTGGCTGCGGATGACCCGCTTCTGGGGCCGCGTCTACCTGATCAACTTCGTGCTCGGCGTGGCCACCGGCCTCGTGCAGGAGTTCCAGTTCGGCCTGGCGTGGAGCGAGTACAGCCGCTTCGTCGGCGACGTCTTCGGCTCCCTGCTGGCCATGGAGGCCCTGCTCGCCTTCTTCCTCGAGTCGACCTTCCTGGGCCTGTGGATCTTCGGCTGGGGCCGCATCCCGAAGAAGGTGCACCTGGCCACGCTGTGGGCGGCGGTGCTCGGCTCGATCGCCAGCGCCTACTTCATCATCGCGGCCAACTCCTGGATGCAGCACCCGGTCGGCGTCGTCACCGACCCGGCCACCGGCCGCCCCCAGCAGGTCGACTTCCTCGCCGTGCTGACCAACAACACCGCGCTGGCCGCCTTCAGCCACACCATCGCCGGCGCGCTCATGGTCGCCGGGGCCGCGCTGGTCGGCGTGGGCCTGTGGCACCTGCGCCAGCGCACGCTCGCCGGCCGGCCCACCACCGACGTCGACCACTCGGTGTGGCGGCGCTCGGTCCGGCTCGGCGGGTTCGTCTCCCTCGCGGCGTTCGTGCTCGTCGGGATCACCGGTGACCTGCAGGGCAAGCTGATGTACGAGCAGCAGCCGCTGAAGATGTCCTCGGCCGAGGCGCTGTGCGAGACCGCCGCCCCCGCACCGTTCTCGATCTTCGCCTGGAGCAAGTTCGGCAGCCAGGAGTGCGACGACGTGCACTCCTTCACCGTCCCCTACCTGCTGTCCTTCCTGGCCCACGACGACTTCTCCACCGCCGTGCCCGGGGTCAACCAGCTGCAGCAGGAGTACGCGGCCACCTACGGCGCCACCTACCCCGACGACCCGTCGTTCGGCGACCAGGCCGGCCAGCCGATCGACTACACCCCGCTGCTGGCCACCACCTACTGGAACTTCCGGCTGATGGTCGGCATGGGCATCGCCTCGGCCGGGGTCGCGTTCCTCGCGCTCTGGACCACCCGCAAGGGCCGGGTACCGACCTCCCGGCTCGGGGTCACCACCGCCCTGGTCGCGGTGGGTGCGCCCTTCGTCGGCAACGCGGCCGGCTGGGTCTTCACCGAGATGGGCCGCCAGCCCTTCGTCGTCTACCCCAACCCCGACGTCCCGCGGGCCGAGCAGGTGTACTTCTTCACCGCCCAGGCCGTCTCCCGCGGCGTCGGCGCCGGCGAGATGCTCACCTCGATGATCGGGCTGACCCTGCTCTACGGCGCCCTGGCCATCGTCGAGGCCTGGCTGCTCGTGCGGTTCGTCCGCCGCGGCATCACCACCGCCGACGGCGCCCCCACCCCCGGGCACACCCCCGAGGGGACGCCGGACGACGACCTGCCCGGCGGCCGGGACGAGCGCCGCACCGCCGACGACGACGTCCTGTCCTTCGCGTACTGAGGAGCTGACCGTGGACCTGCAGACCGTCTGGTTCATCGCCGTCGCCGTGCTCTGGAGCGGCTTCCTGCTGCTGGAGGGCTTCGACTTCGGCGTCGCCGCCCTGCTGCCGGTGCTCGGCCGCAGCAAGACCGACCGGCACCTGATGCTGCGCTCGATCGGCCCGCTGTGGGACGGCAACGAGGTCTGGCTGATCACCGCCGTCGGCGCGGTGTTCGCTGCCTTCCCCGGCTGGTACGCCACCTGGCTGCCGGCCCTCTACCTGCCCTTCGTGCTGGTGCTGGTCGGGCTGATCGTCCGGGCGGTGGCCTTCGAGTGGCGGCACTCGCACCACACCGAGCGCTGGGACGCCACCTGGACCCGGGTCATCACCACCGGCTCGCTGATCGCCGCGCTCGGCATCGGCGCGGCCCTGGGTGCCACCACCCTGGGCCTGCCGATCGACGCCGACGGCAACCGGGTGGGCGGGGCCTTCGCCGGGATCGGCTGGCCGGCGGTGCTCGGCGCGGTCGCCGTCCTCGCGTTCTCCCTGGTGCACGGCGCGGTCTTCCTGGCGCTGAAGACCGACGGCCCGCTGCGGCTGGCCGCCCGCGCCTTCGCCCAGCGCTGGGCGCTGGTGGCGGCCCTGCCGCTGCTGGCCTGGGCCGGCCTGGTGCACCTGCGCGGCGGCAACGCGTTCACCGCCGTCCTCTGGCTGGTCGCCGCACTCGCCGTGCTGGTGGCCTGGGCCCGGATCCGGGTCGACCGCGAAGGCCAGGCGTTCGCCGCCTGGGCGGTGGTGCTGCTGGCCTCGACCGCGACCATCTTCGGTGCCGCGTTCCCCGTCGTCGTCCCGTCCACGATCAGCAGCGCCTTCGACATCACCGTCACCGGCGCCTCGGTCAGCGACTACACCCTCACGATCATGACCTGGGCCGCCGGCATCGGGTTGCCGGTCGTGCTGGGCTACCAGGCCTGGACCTACTGGGTCTTCCGGGCGCGCCTCGCCGCGGAGGCCCCGTACGCGGAGGAGGTCCCCGCATGACCGGCGGCCGAGAGGGGCGGGGGCCGCTGGGGGCGCTGGCCGGGGTGCCAGGGCTGACCGGGGCGCTCGTGCGGGCCGCCGTCCTCGCGCTGGTGCAGACCGTGGGTGTGGTGCTGCTCGCCGCCGGGCTGGCCCGCGCGATCGCCGACGTCGCCGCCGGGACGACGCCGGGCACGGCGCTGCTGGTGGCCCTGGCCGGCGCCGCCGTGCGGGCCGCGGCCGGCGGGCTGGGCAGCGTGCTCGCCACCCGTGACGCCCGCCGGGCCGAGGACACCCTGCGCCGGCAGCTGCTCACCCGGCTGCTGGCCGGTGAGGGCGAGGCGGTGACCACCGCGGGCGGCACCGGGCCGGCCGCGTTGCTGGCCACCACCCGGCTGCACGACCTCGGGCCCGCGCTGGCCACCTACCTCCCCGCGCTCGCCCAGACGGTCGTCGTCCCGCCGGTGCTGCTGGTGGTCCTCGGCGTCACCGACTGGCTGTCGGCGGTGCTGGTCGCGGTCACCCTGCCGCTGGTGCCGCTGTTCATGGCGCTGGTCGGGCTGCACACCCGCGACGAGACCGCGCAGGCCGCCCGCGCGCTGGACCGCATCGCCGGGCACGTCGCGGAGCTGGTGCGCGGGCTGCCGGTGCTGGTCGGGCTCGGCCGGGCCGCCGACCAGCTGACCGCGCTCGCCGACCTGGGCGAGGACCACCGCCGCCGCACCCTGGCCACCCTGCGCGTGGCCTTCCTGTCCGCGCTCGTGCTCGAGGTGCTGGCCACCCTGTCGGTCGCGCTGGTCGCCGTCACGGTGGGCCTGCGGCTGACCCACGGCACCCTCGACCTCTCCGTCGGGCTGCTCGCGCTGCTGCTGGCGCCGGAGGCGTTCGCCCCGCTGCGTGCCCTGGGCTCGGCCCACCACGCCTCCGAGGACGCCGCCGAGGCCGCCGCCGCAGGCCGCGCCGTGCTCGCCACCCCGAGCCCCCGGCCGGTCGTCGGCGCACTTCCCGACGGCGGCCTGCGCGGGGTCACCGTCACCGGCCTCACCGTCACCTTCCCCGGCCGCGGCACCCCCGCCCTGGACGCCGTCGACCTCACCGTCGCGCCCGGCGAGCTGCTCGCGCTCCGCGGCCCCAGCGGGTCGGGCAAGTCCACGCTGCTCGCCGTCCTCGCCGGGCAGCTGGCCGACGGCGGCACCGCGACCGTCTCCGGCACCGTGCTGCGGCCCGACGACGTCGCCGTCGTCCCGCAGTTCCCCGCCACCGTGGCCGACACCGTGCTCGAGGAGCTGCAGCGGCACGCCGGGACCGACGACCGGGCGACCGAGCTCGCCGACACCGCGCTGGCCTGGGTCGGTGCCGAGCACCTGCGCGACCGCGCCTGCCGCACGCTGTCCCCCGGTGAGCTGCAGCGGGTCGCGCTGGCCCGCGCGCTGGTGCGGGTGCAGCGCGGCGCCCGGGTGCTGCTCCTCGACGAGCCCACCGCCGCCCTCGACGCCGCTGCCACCGCCCGGGTCGCCGAGCTGCTGCACGGGCTGCGCGGCTCGCTGTGCACCGTGCTGGTCACCCATGAGCCGTCGCTGGCCGCGCTCGCCGACCGCACCGTCGACCTCCCGGCCCGCACCGGCGTCCCGGAGCTGACCACCGTCCCCGCCGCCGCGCCCCGGGGGGCAGGGGTGACCACCCCTGCCCCGGTCGAGACCGGGCCGGTCACCGGGGCGACCCCCGCGGCCGGGACGGCGGGGCTGAGCTGGCCGCGCCGGGCGGTCGCGCGCGCCGTCGCCGCCGGAGCCGCGTCCTCGGCGTTCGGCATCGCACTCACCGCGGTGTCGGGCTGGCTGATCGTGCGGGCCGCCGAGCAGCCGCAGATCCTCACCCTGATGGTCGCCATCGTCGCCGTCCGCGCCTCCGGGCTGGGCCGGGCGCTGCTGCGGTGGCTGGAGCGGCTGGCCACCCACGACGCGGCGTTCCAGCTCGCCGGGCGCACCCGGCTGCAGCTGTGGAGCGCACTGATCGCCCAGGGCCCGGCCGCCGACCGGACCCCCGGCCGCGCGCTGGCCCGGGTGGTCGGCGACGTCGGCCTGCTGCAGGACCTCTCGGTGCGGGTGGTCACCCCGCCGCTGGTCTCGGCCGTGGTGCTCACCGGGACGACGGCTGCGCTCACCGTGCTCGACGCGCGGGCCGGTCTGCTGGTCGGTGCGGTGGTCGCCGCCGCGGTGCTCGCCGTCCTGGCGGTGCACCGCTGGGCCGACCGCGGCGTCGCGCGCACCGCTGCGGAGCTGCAGACGGTGACCCTGCGGGAGACCAGCGCGACGTTGGAGGCCGCCGCCGACCTGCGGGTGCACGGCCTGGCCGCCCGCGAGGTCGACCGCCTGGACGCCCTCGGCCGCCGCCAGGGCCGGGCCGCCCGCGCCGGGGCCACCGCGGCCGCCGTCGCGGACGCGGTCGCCGTGCTGGCCACCGGCTCGGCCGCCGTGCTGGCGATCGGCGTGGCCGGGGCCGCGGTGCGTGCCGGGGAGCTGTCGGCACCGGTCGCCGCCGTCCTCGCGCTGGCGCCGCTGGCGATGCTGGAGCCGCTGACCGCGATCGGCGCCGCCGCCCGCCACCGGCTGGCCTGGCACGACGCCCGCGCCCGGGTCGAGGCGGTGCTCGCCGAGCCGGTCGCCGCCGATCCCGCACCCGCCGACCGGCTCGCCGTACCGCGGCCGGTGCGCGAGCTCGCCACCGAGCACCTCACGGCCGGCTGGCCCGGCCGCCCTGCCGTGCTCACCGACCTCGACCTGGTGGCCACCGCGGGCTCGGGCTGGCTGGTGGTCACCGGCCCGTCGGGCTCGGGCAAGTCGACGCTGCTGTCGGTGCTGATGGCCTCGCTGCGGCCGGCCTCGGGCGACTACGTGCTAGGCGACGGCCGCCGTCCGGTGCCGGCCGACCGGCTCACCCGCGCCGACGTGCAGGGCGCGATCGCCTGGTGCCCGCAGGACGCGCACGTCTTCGACGCCTCACTGCGGGCCAACCTCGCCCTGGCCCGGCCGCGCGGCGAGCTCACCGGCGCCGACGGCGAGCAGGCGATGCGCCGGGCACTGACCGACGCCGGGCTCGGCGGGCTGCTGGCCGAGCTGCCCGCCGGCCTGGACACCCCGGTCGGCGCCGGGGGCACCGCGCTGTCCGGCGGGGAGCGGCGCCGGCTCGCCGTGGCCCGGGCGCTGCTGGCCGACCGGGACGTCGTCCTGCTCGACGAGCCGACCGCACACCTGGACCCGCCCACCGCCGCCGCGCTCGTGGCCGACCTGCGGCGCGCTCTGGCCGATCGGCTGGTCGTCTGCGTCACCCACGACCCGGCGGTGGCCGGCGAGCGGGACACCGAGCTGGTGCTCACCGGCGCGTCCACCGTGGCGGCCGCGCACCGCTGAGCCCGGGGAGGACGCTGGGGGCATGGCACAGCAGACGGTGGACGAGTTCCTGGCCGAGCTCGACCACCCCCGGGCCGACGACGTCCGCCGGCTGCGTGCCGCGATCATGGCCTCGGCCGCCGACCTCACCGAGCACGTGAAGTGGCGGGCGCCGAGCTTCTGCGCCGACGGCGTGGACCGGGTGACCTTCCGGCTCTTCCCCGTCGACCACCTGCAGCTGGTCTTCCACCGCGGAGCCAGGCCGCAGGACACCGCGGGGTTCACCTTCGGCGACGACACCGGGCTGCTGCGCTGGGCCGACACCGACCGGGCCGTGCTCACCCTCGGCGACAGCGCCGACGTCGCGGCCAGGGTGGCGGCCATCGTGTCGCTGGTGGAGCGCTGGGTGCGGGTCTGACCGCTCAGCCGCAGACCGGCCCGGCCGGGACGTCGACCCGGATCTCCTCCCCCAGCTGCGCGCCGAGGAGCGGCAGGTCGTCGCCGGACCAGAAGCTCCCCGGGTCGTAGGCGTTCAGCGGCCGGTCGGCGGCCAGCAGCCCCATCGCGGTGTAGGTGGCCGCGACCAGCTCGGCGCAGAAGACCGTGTCGTTGGTCTGGTGCCGCCGCAGCCGGCCGTTGACCCAGCCGCGGGCCAGGTGGCGCGTGGTCGGGAACGGCTTGCCGTCGAGGCGGGCGACGGTGCGCAGGACGGCGTCCTCCATCTCCCGGGTCACCCCGCCGTCGTCGGCCGGCCCGACCAGCTGACGCAGCCACCCCTGCTGGCCGTACCGCTTGGACCACACGCAGACGGCGTCGGACAGGTCGTGCAGCTGGACCCCGCGCTGGTGCCGGCCGGACCACACGTCGACGAGGGAGTGCCCGAGCTCGGCGTGCCACAGCAGCGGGGGCAGGTCCTCCAGCACGACGGCCATGCCCACGTGGTTGACCGGGGCGTTGGTGACCGTCTGGATGGCCCGGTCGGCCAGCGACCCGCCACGGAACACCCAGACGTCGCCGGTGCGGGTCAGCTCGACGGCCTGGGCGAGCGACAGGGCCGGGACGGAGGGACGCGAGACCACACGAGAGTGAGCCACGTCACTACGCTACCGCCTCATGCGGATGTCGAAGCTGCTCG belongs to Modestobacter sp. L9-4 and includes:
- a CDS encoding M56 family metallopeptidase, with the translated sequence MLPATAIALGVLAALLAWPVPAALARASWPRRDPLVALVCWQAIGLAGGLSIIGALLVHGLSPWGRSLPEAWWHWITRQPAQETVRGDHWVAQTLAAVLALELLGVLLLSFLRTSRTRQRHRDLLELVVRSVPGEDTRLLDHPAPIAFCIPGARPLLVLSSGIVEELDGAQLDAVIAHERAHLREHHHLLLLPFVAWRAALPVLPAADRAHDAVRDLVEMRADDVALASLGCRDPRHTLAAAIVAAAGGTGGQVPEGALAVAGGAVSLRVRRLLAPAQPLPLVGRVAALLCALALLLVPPLLLVLPALV
- a CDS encoding BlaI/MecI/CopY family transcriptional regulator, encoding MNTLGDLERSVLEHLWAVGGPRTATQLKDDLADRGLALTTVHTVLTRLESKGFVAHDEARPRQFRAVGTREEHVAELMHEVLGQAGDRQAALARFVGSVDASEVAMLRELLAGADLDRRG
- a CDS encoding cytochrome ubiquinol oxidase subunit I is translated as MDVLDIARWQFGITTVYHFLMVPLTIGLGLMVAVMHTMWVRTDKPEWLRMTRFWGRVYLINFVLGVATGLVQEFQFGLAWSEYSRFVGDVFGSLLAMEALLAFFLESTFLGLWIFGWGRIPKKVHLATLWAAVLGSIASAYFIIAANSWMQHPVGVVTDPATGRPQQVDFLAVLTNNTALAAFSHTIAGALMVAGAALVGVGLWHLRQRTLAGRPTTDVDHSVWRRSVRLGGFVSLAAFVLVGITGDLQGKLMYEQQPLKMSSAEALCETAAPAPFSIFAWSKFGSQECDDVHSFTVPYLLSFLAHDDFSTAVPGVNQLQQEYAATYGATYPDDPSFGDQAGQPIDYTPLLATTYWNFRLMVGMGIASAGVAFLALWTTRKGRVPTSRLGVTTALVAVGAPFVGNAAGWVFTEMGRQPFVVYPNPDVPRAEQVYFFTAQAVSRGVGAGEMLTSMIGLTLLYGALAIVEAWLLVRFVRRGITTADGAPTPGHTPEGTPDDDLPGGRDERRTADDDVLSFAY
- the cydB gene encoding cytochrome d ubiquinol oxidase subunit II, producing the protein MDLQTVWFIAVAVLWSGFLLLEGFDFGVAALLPVLGRSKTDRHLMLRSIGPLWDGNEVWLITAVGAVFAAFPGWYATWLPALYLPFVLVLVGLIVRAVAFEWRHSHHTERWDATWTRVITTGSLIAALGIGAALGATTLGLPIDADGNRVGGAFAGIGWPAVLGAVAVLAFSLVHGAVFLALKTDGPLRLAARAFAQRWALVAALPLLAWAGLVHLRGGNAFTAVLWLVAALAVLVAWARIRVDREGQAFAAWAVVLLASTATIFGAAFPVVVPSTISSAFDITVTGASVSDYTLTIMTWAAGIGLPVVLGYQAWTYWVFRARLAAEAPYAEEVPA
- the cydC gene encoding thiol reductant ABC exporter subunit CydC — translated: MTGGREGRGPLGALAGVPGLTGALVRAAVLALVQTVGVVLLAAGLARAIADVAAGTTPGTALLVALAGAAVRAAAGGLGSVLATRDARRAEDTLRRQLLTRLLAGEGEAVTTAGGTGPAALLATTRLHDLGPALATYLPALAQTVVVPPVLLVVLGVTDWLSAVLVAVTLPLVPLFMALVGLHTRDETAQAARALDRIAGHVAELVRGLPVLVGLGRAADQLTALADLGEDHRRRTLATLRVAFLSALVLEVLATLSVALVAVTVGLRLTHGTLDLSVGLLALLLAPEAFAPLRALGSAHHASEDAAEAAAAGRAVLATPSPRPVVGALPDGGLRGVTVTGLTVTFPGRGTPALDAVDLTVAPGELLALRGPSGSGKSTLLAVLAGQLADGGTATVSGTVLRPDDVAVVPQFPATVADTVLEELQRHAGTDDRATELADTALAWVGAEHLRDRACRTLSPGELQRVALARALVRVQRGARVLLLDEPTAALDAAATARVAELLHGLRGSLCTVLVTHEPSLAALADRTVDLPARTGVPELTTVPAAAPRGAGVTTPAPVETGPVTGATPAAGTAGLSWPRRAVARAVAAGAASSAFGIALTAVSGWLIVRAAEQPQILTLMVAIVAVRASGLGRALLRWLERLATHDAAFQLAGRTRLQLWSALIAQGPAADRTPGRALARVVGDVGLLQDLSVRVVTPPLVSAVVLTGTTAALTVLDARAGLLVGAVVAAAVLAVLAVHRWADRGVARTAAELQTVTLRETSATLEAAADLRVHGLAAREVDRLDALGRRQGRAARAGATAAAVADAVAVLATGSAAVLAIGVAGAAVRAGELSAPVAAVLALAPLAMLEPLTAIGAAARHRLAWHDARARVEAVLAEPVAADPAPADRLAVPRPVRELATEHLTAGWPGRPAVLTDLDLVATAGSGWLVVTGPSGSGKSTLLSVLMASLRPASGDYVLGDGRRPVPADRLTRADVQGAIAWCPQDAHVFDASLRANLALARPRGELTGADGEQAMRRALTDAGLGGLLAELPAGLDTPVGAGGTALSGGERRRLAVARALLADRDVVLLDEPTAHLDPPTAAALVADLRRALADRLVVCVTHDPAVAGERDTELVLTGASTVAAAHR
- a CDS encoding DUF1801 domain-containing protein, translating into MAQQTVDEFLAELDHPRADDVRRLRAAIMASAADLTEHVKWRAPSFCADGVDRVTFRLFPVDHLQLVFHRGARPQDTAGFTFGDDTGLLRWADTDRAVLTLGDSADVAARVAAIVSLVERWVRV
- a CDS encoding CxxxxCH/CxxCH domain-containing protein — protein: MDHTQTASDRSCSWTPRWCRPDHTSTRECPSSACHSSGGRSSSTTAMPTWLTGALVTVWMARSASDPPRNTQTSPVRVSSTAWASDRAGTEGRETTRE